The Alkalihalobacillus sp. TS-13 genomic interval TTTGCATCCTGTCGGCATATTTGTCGGGCTCGGAACTGTACCTGGGATTGAATGAAGCCTCTTGCTGCCTGATCCGATTTTTGGAACGGAGGCAATCAACCCTTTTGTATACGGGTGTTTCGGATTTTCAAATAATAATTCTACAGTCGTTTCCTCGACAACTCTTCCGGCATACATGACGATAACACGATTGCAAACTTCAGCAACGACCCCTAAATCATGTGTGATCATCAAGATCCCCATGTCATTTTCCTTTTGAATCTCTTTCATCAAACTCAATATTTGTGCTTGGATCGTAACGTCCAATGCCGTTGTCGGTTCATCCGCAATCAACAAAGATGGTTTACATGAAATTGCCATCGCAATCATGACCCGTTGTCTCATACCGCCTGATAATTGATGCGGGTATTCTTCCATAATGTCTTTCGCCCGCGGTATACCGACAGACTCCAGTACTTTTACCGCATGTTCAGCCGCATCTGCCTTTGACATCTTCAAATGGAGCTGGATTGGTTCTCTCAGCTGTTTACCGATTTTTAGGACTGGATTCAAGGATGTCATCGGTTCTTGAAAGATCATCGCCAATTCTTTCCCTCGATAACCTTTCATACTCGATTCGGGTAATCGAAGTAAATCATGATCGTTATAAATGACTTGCCCTCCCGTTATTTTCCCAGGTGTATCATGTAAAAGTCTCATAATGGATAAGGAGGTTACACTTTTCCCACACCCGGATTCCCCGACAATCCCGACGTTTTCACCTTTATCAACATGAAAGCTGATCCCATGTACGACAGTTTGCATCCCTTTATCAGTTTTGAAGGCTGTTTGTAGATTGTTTACTTGGAGTATGTGATTCATCATTTCCCTCCTTAGTCTTTTGTTTTAGGGTCTAACACATCTCTCAACCCGTCACCTAATAAATTGAACGCTAAAACGGTCAGGAAAATAATCAACCCGGGAAAGAAGACGAGGTGGAAGGATGAATCGATGTAATCTCTAGATTTACTAAGCATTGCACCCCAGTCTGGAGATGATGGTTCTGCACCTAATCCTAGAAAGCTCAAACTCGCTGCAGCTAATATGGCTGTTCCTACTTTCATCGTAAAGTACACTATGATGGTCGGTACGGTTTCAGGAAAAATATGTTTCCAAATGATGCGTCGATTGCTTGCCCCGATTGATCTTGTTGCCTCAACGAAAAGCATTTCTTTCGTCTCTAACGTGGCACTGCGGACGATTCGTGCAAATGATGGAATACTGAAAAAAGAAACCGCAATGATGACATTTCTTAAACCAGGTCCCAAAATCGCAACAATACCAATTGCCAAAATCAAGTCAGGGAATGCAAATAACACATCACAAACCCTCATGATCGACCGATCCAGCAACTTCCCGAAAAAACCACTGACCAATCCAAGAATCGTACCGAAAACCGCACCCAGCAATACTGCTGAAATACTGACCGATAACGTTAATCTCGCTCCTACTGCCAATCTGCTTAATATGTCTCTTCCAAATTCATCCGTACCGAAGAAATGCTCGAGGGTAGGAGACTCAAGAACTCGATTATAATCAGGTTTTGCAGGATTATATGGAACGACAGACGGACCAATGATCATGATGAGAATCAGGAAAAGAATGAAGAAAAGGGAAATGAGTGCAGGCTTTTTCTTACGGAACTTTTTCCAGAATTGATGAAAGTGTGTCTCTTTTCGTTCATTCACAATTCGGTCCGTGGTAACAACTTCAGGTTGGATGTTACTCATATTAAACCTCCATACAAACTTTTTTAATAAGTTTCTTATACACAGATGTAATGTCTAGCTCCACCGCCTTGGTGATCGAGGTCGCTTCGATTCTTCCGCAAACACAAACAGCGTGTTATCTCCAGTACTTGCACTCCAAGGATAAGTGAAACTTAAGTAAGCTGCTTCGCTATGCTCGGCGCTGACTTAGTTTTCTTTATCGAACCTGATCAAGTCGCTTCCTTTATTCTATTTATTGGTAGCGTATTTTCGGATTTAAAAAGCTGTAAACGATATCGACAAGCAGGTTCACTAAAATGAATTGTAATGAAAAAAGTAAAATTTCCGCTTGGACCACCGGGTAATCTCTCATTTGAATCGAATCGATCAATAGTCTTCCGAGTCCCGGAAAGCTGAAAACGGTTTCAACGACTACTGAACCTCCTAATAGAAAACCAAACTGAAGCCCTGCAATCGTCACGACAGGAATCAATGAATTCTTCAAAGCATGTCCAAAGACAATTGCATTACCACCAAGCCCTTTTGCACGACCAGTACGTATATACTCTTGCTTCATCGTGTTCACGAGCGAAGATCGCATAAACCGTGCAATCATCGCCATAATGCCTGCTCCTAAAGCGAACGAAGGCATCAGGTAGCTTTTCCACCCCTCAGCACCCCCAGTCGGTAACAACCCCAATTGGACAGAAAATAGTTGAATCAATACAAGACCTACCCAAAAGTTTGGAAGGGATATACCGGATACAGCCGTCAACATACCGAGATGATCCGGCCACTTGTTTCGAAACACGGCAGAAATGACTCCAAGTAAAATACCGACGACGAGTGCCCAACCGATGCTCATGAAGGTCAGTCCAAGTGTCGGTATGATTCGTTCACCGATCAACTTGCTGACAGGTGCACCGGATTGGATCGAATATCCCAAATTACCAGAAAGTAAATCTTTTAAATAGAGTAGATATTGTTCAATTAAAGGTTTATCCAGACCGAGATTTTCCCTGATTGCTTGTACTTCCTCTAACGTTGCTTTTTTACCAGCTATCAATCTAGCTGCATCACCAGGGATCAGATGAATGAACATGAAAATTACGAATGACACAACAAGTAAGAGAGGTATTAGACCAAGAACACGTTTCAATATGTACTGCCACATTTCGTTCAGCACCTCCAAAAAAGGGGAGCTAATCGTGATCAGCTCCCACAGGATCTTATTTTAATTGCGCCTCTTTAATGCTGACGGATCCATCAGGTAATACGTAAACACCTTCTAAATGATCGTGATACCCTGATAATATCGTATCTGATGCTAAGAAAATCCATGGTGCATCATCATAGACTTCGCTTTGGATCTTCGCGTAAATGTCCTCTTGAGCCTTTGTATCGGATGTTTCATTAGCTGCATCAATCCATACATCTACTTGACTATTATTATAGTAAGCTGTATTCGCTCCATTCGGTGGGAAGTACTCACTGCTGAATAGAGAACGGGTTGCTCCATCCGCATCACCTGATGAAGGAGACCAGCTTACATACCACATTTGAACCTTTGCCTCTTCTGGAGTTTTTGGTGTGTAGATCTCATCAGATAATGTCCCCTCTTCCATCGACTTAATTGTGACATCAATTCCGATTTGTGCGAGCTGCTGCTTTATGAGTTCCATCCCTTTTAAGGTTTCAGAGCTCGTATTACCCCAGATTTCGGCTTCAAATCCATCTTCGTATCCTGCTTCATTCATTAATTCCTTCGCTTTTTCCAAGTTGAATGTATATGGTTCTT includes:
- a CDS encoding ABC transporter permease codes for the protein MSNIQPEVVTTDRIVNERKETHFHQFWKKFRKKKPALISLFFILFLILIMIIGPSVVPYNPAKPDYNRVLESPTLEHFFGTDEFGRDILSRLAVGARLTLSVSISAVLLGAVFGTILGLVSGFFGKLLDRSIMRVCDVLFAFPDLILAIGIVAILGPGLRNVIIAVSFFSIPSFARIVRSATLETKEMLFVEATRSIGASNRRIIWKHIFPETVPTIIVYFTMKVGTAILAAASLSFLGLGAEPSSPDWGAMLSKSRDYIDSSFHLVFFPGLIIFLTVLAFNLLGDGLRDVLDPKTKD
- a CDS encoding ABC transporter permease → MWQYILKRVLGLIPLLLVVSFVIFMFIHLIPGDAARLIAGKKATLEEVQAIRENLGLDKPLIEQYLLYLKDLLSGNLGYSIQSGAPVSKLIGERIIPTLGLTFMSIGWALVVGILLGVISAVFRNKWPDHLGMLTAVSGISLPNFWVGLVLIQLFSVQLGLLPTGGAEGWKSYLMPSFALGAGIMAMIARFMRSSLVNTMKQEYIRTGRAKGLGGNAIVFGHALKNSLIPVVTIAGLQFGFLLGGSVVVETVFSFPGLGRLLIDSIQMRDYPVVQAEILLFSLQFILVNLLVDIVYSFLNPKIRYQ
- a CDS encoding ABC transporter ATP-binding protein — translated: MMNHILQVNNLQTAFKTDKGMQTVVHGISFHVDKGENVGIVGESGCGKSVTSLSIMRLLHDTPGKITGGQVIYNDHDLLRLPESSMKGYRGKELAMIFQEPMTSLNPVLKIGKQLREPIQLHLKMSKADAAEHAVKVLESVGIPRAKDIMEEYPHQLSGGMRQRVMIAMAISCKPSLLIADEPTTALDVTIQAQILSLMKEIQKENDMGILMITHDLGVVAEVCNRVIVMYAGRVVEETTVELLFENPKHPYTKGLIASVPKIGSGSKRLHSIPGTVPSPTNMPTGCKFAPRCKDVMDFCHTEEPGLIEEDGHSCRCWLYQDQRQGAMTE